In Candidatus Binatia bacterium, one DNA window encodes the following:
- a CDS encoding class I SAM-dependent methyltransferase, producing the protein MAPLRCRACGGPGTALFVKRGFVVAACADCGCHFVPDPVPAAATYDEAYFAGEGECGYGDYLADRELILANFARRARWIARLAPGGRVLDVGAAYGFFVAAARACGFSACGLEPVPACAAFARRELDVDIFTGRIEDAPLPAGSFDVVTLFDVIEHLPQPLVALRRIRELLTPGGIVVVETGDLGGLLVRVIGSRWYYYDPPQHLTYFSVESLEQLLARAGFAPPCEVGYLGRAVSVRNFCHQLGRALGDGVLGAASRLVSRSPLAHWTFPVTDRGNAFVAAARRLA; encoded by the coding sequence GTGGCGCCGCTGCGCTGCCGCGCCTGCGGCGGCCCGGGCACGGCGCTGTTCGTCAAGCGCGGCTTCGTCGTCGCCGCCTGCGCCGACTGCGGCTGCCACTTCGTGCCCGATCCGGTGCCCGCCGCCGCGACCTACGACGAGGCCTACTTCGCGGGCGAAGGCGAGTGCGGCTACGGCGACTACCTCGCCGACCGCGAGCTGATCCTCGCCAACTTCGCGCGCCGCGCGCGCTGGATCGCGAGGCTGGCGCCGGGCGGGCGCGTGCTCGACGTCGGCGCCGCGTACGGATTCTTCGTCGCGGCGGCGCGCGCCTGCGGTTTCTCGGCGTGCGGCCTCGAGCCGGTCCCCGCGTGCGCCGCGTTCGCGCGCCGCGAGCTCGACGTCGACATCTTCACCGGACGCATCGAGGACGCGCCGCTGCCCGCGGGCTCGTTCGACGTCGTCACGCTGTTCGACGTGATCGAGCACCTGCCGCAGCCGCTCGTCGCGCTGCGCCGCATCCGCGAGCTGCTCACGCCGGGCGGCATCGTCGTCGTCGAGACGGGCGACCTGGGCGGTCTCCTCGTGCGGGTCATCGGCTCGCGCTGGTACTACTACGACCCGCCGCAGCACCTGACGTACTTCAGCGTCGAGAGCCTCGAGCAGCTGCTGGCGCGCGCCGGCTTCGCGCCGCCGTGCGAGGTCGGCTACCTCGGGCGTGCAGTGTCGGTGCGCAACTTCTGCCACCAGCTCGGGCGCGCGCTCGGCGACGGCGTGCTCGGCGCGGCGAGCCGGCTCGTGTCGCGCTCGCCGCTCGCCCACTGGACGTTTCCGGTGACCGACCGCGGCAACGCGTTCGTCGCGGCGGCGCGCCGCCTGGCTTGA